One window of Streptomyces sp. FIT100 genomic DNA carries:
- a CDS encoding amino acid permease: MSTDQQPRHDPGVFRTKTVEQSIRDTEEPEHALKKSLSAWDLTVFGVGVIIGTGIFVLTGIVAKENAGPATALAFVASGIVCALAALCYAEFASTVPVAGSAYTFAYASIGELPAWIIGWDLVLEFALGTAVVAVGWSGYVRSLMGNVGWDMPPALAGPDVPGGTFDLLAFLLVLLLTVILVVGVKLSARITAVVVAIKVTVVLMVIIAGLFFIKGANYQPFIPKAQPQPTGAGLDSPLVQVLFGYAPTNFGVMGVFTAASIVFFAFIGFDVVATAAEETRNPQRDMPRGILGSLLVCTLLYVAVSLVVTGMQHYTQMSASAPLADAFKSVGQPFFAGAISFGAAVGLTTVCMILLLGQTRVFFAMSRDGLLPRFFSVTHPKFRTPYRPTILLGVIIAIVAGFTSLEELAALVNIGTLFAFVIVALGVIVLRRTRPDLHRAFRTPWVPVIPIVSIAASFWLMLNLPAETWLRFAIWMAIGIVVYFLYGYWRSRLGKLGADAKY; encoded by the coding sequence GTGAGCACAGATCAGCAGCCCCGCCACGACCCCGGGGTGTTCCGCACCAAGACGGTGGAGCAGTCGATCCGCGACACCGAGGAGCCCGAGCACGCGCTGAAGAAGTCCCTGTCCGCCTGGGACCTCACCGTCTTCGGCGTCGGCGTCATCATCGGCACGGGCATCTTCGTGCTCACCGGCATCGTGGCCAAGGAGAACGCCGGACCCGCGACCGCCCTGGCCTTCGTCGCCTCCGGCATCGTCTGCGCCCTCGCGGCGCTGTGCTACGCCGAGTTCGCCTCCACCGTGCCGGTGGCCGGTTCGGCGTACACCTTCGCGTACGCCTCGATCGGCGAGCTGCCCGCCTGGATCATCGGCTGGGACCTGGTCCTCGAATTCGCCCTCGGCACCGCCGTGGTGGCGGTCGGCTGGTCCGGGTACGTGCGCAGCCTCATGGGCAACGTCGGCTGGGACATGCCCCCCGCGCTGGCCGGGCCCGACGTACCGGGCGGCACCTTCGACCTGCTGGCCTTCCTGCTGGTCCTGCTGCTGACCGTCATCCTGGTCGTCGGGGTGAAGCTGTCGGCCAGGATCACCGCGGTCGTGGTCGCCATCAAGGTCACCGTCGTGCTGATGGTCATCATCGCGGGCCTGTTCTTCATCAAGGGCGCCAACTACCAGCCGTTCATCCCGAAGGCCCAGCCGCAGCCGACCGGTGCCGGCCTCGACTCCCCGCTGGTCCAGGTCCTCTTCGGCTACGCGCCCACCAACTTCGGTGTCATGGGCGTCTTCACCGCGGCCTCCATCGTCTTCTTCGCCTTCATCGGCTTCGACGTCGTGGCCACCGCCGCCGAGGAGACCAGGAACCCGCAGCGGGACATGCCGCGCGGCATCCTCGGCTCCCTGCTCGTCTGCACGCTGCTCTACGTGGCCGTGTCGCTCGTCGTCACCGGCATGCAGCACTACACGCAGATGTCGGCCAGCGCCCCGCTCGCCGACGCCTTCAAATCCGTCGGCCAGCCCTTCTTCGCCGGTGCCATCAGCTTCGGCGCGGCCGTCGGCCTCACCACCGTCTGCATGATCCTGCTGCTCGGCCAGACCCGGGTGTTCTTCGCGATGAGCCGTGACGGACTGCTGCCGCGCTTCTTCTCCGTCACCCACCCGAAGTTCCGCACCCCGTACCGGCCGACGATCCTGCTGGGCGTGATCATCGCCATCGTCGCCGGCTTCACCAGCCTCGAAGAGCTCGCGGCACTGGTGAACATCGGCACGCTCTTCGCCTTCGTCATCGTGGCGCTCGGCGTCATCGTGCTGCGCCGCACCCGGCCCGACCTGCACCGCGCCTTCCGCACCCCCTGGGTGCCGGTGATCCCCATCGTGTCCATCGCGGCCTCGTTCTGGCTGATGCTCAACCTCCCGGCCGAGACCTGGCTGCGGTTCGCCATCTGGATGGCCATCGGCATCGTCGTCTACTTCCTCTACGGCTACTGGCGCAGCCGCCTCGGCAAGCTGGGCGCGGACGCCAAGTACTGA
- a CDS encoding glycosyltransferase family 39 protein, with translation MLTAPLPSPRYAAAAVPLGGRSPGGYWRRLVPVLAVLAAITRIPSFRHPLWNPDEGHLAVQARILASGGALYDTVVDRKPPLLPWLYEASFALFGDDSLRPLKLLAVLAQLLTAVLLAATARDRWGDRAGRTTGVLYLLVSVGLNPEDAQAATFEIFMLPFTAAAVWCAGRGRWTGAGLAVAGAFLMKQTGGAVLAPVLWLLWRSAPRPSPYRAHLLRIALAFTLPVLGAALLTDPSGFLFWTVTGSGAYAAFTGSELHVLFRALANTALLCAACAGLIAPVVRVLRVARTGAADLWLWLAASVAAVLLGFHFFGHYYLQLLPPLTLLAAAALQVLPRDRLASALLTSAGACGLFLLWGMLAPRPELAHAQRIAAEVRHRTGPQERVLMWGMHPETYWLADRTPASRYLTAGLLTNYSGGRDGPHVGEKFGMAGAWPVFLTELRDRPPVLIVDDSRGKPYAPEELPTLRRLLAGRYEPLPDPVDGAVLYVRSPGGSGDPEGPGRSDDLADLADLADLADLADLADLADPADLGDPGASGG, from the coding sequence ATGCTCACCGCGCCGCTGCCGTCGCCACGGTACGCAGCCGCCGCCGTGCCCCTCGGCGGCCGGTCACCCGGCGGATACTGGCGGCGGCTCGTCCCCGTCCTCGCCGTCCTCGCGGCCATCACCCGGATCCCTTCCTTCCGGCACCCGCTGTGGAACCCCGACGAGGGCCATCTCGCCGTCCAGGCACGGATACTCGCCAGTGGGGGAGCGCTGTACGACACGGTCGTCGACCGCAAGCCGCCGCTGCTGCCCTGGCTGTACGAGGCCAGCTTCGCCCTCTTCGGCGACGACTCGCTGCGCCCGCTCAAGCTGCTCGCCGTCCTCGCCCAGCTGCTCACCGCCGTGCTGCTGGCCGCGACCGCACGCGACCGCTGGGGCGACCGGGCCGGACGCACCACGGGTGTGCTCTATCTGCTCGTCTCGGTCGGGCTCAACCCCGAGGACGCCCAGGCCGCCACCTTCGAGATCTTCATGCTGCCGTTCACGGCCGCGGCCGTGTGGTGCGCGGGCAGGGGCCGGTGGACCGGGGCCGGGCTTGCCGTCGCCGGGGCGTTCCTGATGAAGCAGACCGGCGGGGCCGTGCTCGCCCCCGTGCTGTGGCTGCTCTGGCGCAGCGCACCGCGCCCGTCGCCGTACCGGGCCCATCTGCTGCGGATCGCCCTCGCGTTCACGCTGCCCGTGCTCGGCGCCGCCCTGCTCACCGACCCGTCGGGGTTCCTGTTCTGGACGGTGACCGGCTCCGGCGCGTACGCCGCGTTCACCGGCTCCGAACTCCACGTCCTCTTCCGCGCCCTGGCGAACACCGCGCTGCTGTGCGCCGCCTGCGCCGGCCTGATCGCCCCCGTCGTCCGGGTGCTGCGGGTGGCCAGGACCGGCGCGGCCGACCTCTGGCTGTGGCTCGCCGCCTCCGTCGCCGCCGTGCTCCTCGGTTTCCACTTCTTCGGCCACTACTACCTCCAGCTCCTGCCGCCCCTCACGCTCCTGGCGGCCGCCGCCCTCCAGGTCCTGCCGCGCGACCGGCTCGCCTCGGCGCTGCTGACCTCCGCCGGGGCCTGCGGGCTGTTCCTGCTCTGGGGGATGCTCGCGCCGCGACCCGAGCTCGCCCATGCGCAGCGGATCGCCGCGGAGGTGCGCCACCGCACAGGCCCGCAGGAGCGGGTGCTGATGTGGGGCATGCACCCCGAGACGTACTGGCTCGCCGACCGCACGCCCGCCAGCCGTTATCTCACTGCCGGACTGCTCACCAACTACAGCGGCGGGCGCGACGGCCCCCACGTCGGCGAGAAGTTCGGGATGGCGGGCGCCTGGCCGGTCTTCCTCACCGAGTTGCGGGACCGCCCGCCGGTACTGATCGTCGACGACTCGCGCGGCAAGCCGTACGCCCCCGAGGAGCTGCCCACCCTGCGCCGTCTCCTCGCCGGACGGTACGAACCGCTGCCGGACCCCGTCGACGGCGCGGTCCTCTACGTCCGCTCGCCGGGCGGCTCGGGGGACCCGGAGGGACCGGGCCGCTCGGATGACCTGGCGGACCTGGCGGACCTGGCGGACCTGGCGGACCTGGCGGACCTGGCGGACCTGGCGGACCCGGCGGACCTGGGGGACCCGGGGGCCTCGGGGGGCTGA
- a CDS encoding 3-hydroxyacyl-CoA dehydrogenase NAD-binding domain-containing protein, which produces MSTTAELLKGAAELFPDEVVTSAHVRHFELPAGAGRFALITLDNGLDHTKPTTFGPQSLANLDTAIDQVEKEASEGAVVGVGITGKPFIFAVGADLKGVELLGRHEDALAIGKGGHDVFKRLSGLAVPTFAYYNGAAMGGGVEVGLHCTYRTVSKAIPAFSLPEVFLGLVPGWGGCTILPNLIGADRAVSVIIENSLNQNKQLKGGQVFELGIADAIFEGADFLEQSLIWTASVLKGETAVERAEVDRGEGWDQAVARGRFIADSKVHGAAPAAYRALDIIEASKDGDLQKGFDAEDTALADLIMGGELRSGIYAFNLVQKRGKRPAGAPDKNLARPVTKVGVVGAGLMASQLALLFLRRLEVPVVLTDIDQERVDKGVGYVHAEIEKLLGKGRIDQDKANRLKALVTGVLDKAEGFADADFIIEAVFEEMSVKQKVFAEIEAVAPAHAVLATNTSSLSVSEMASKLRHPERVVGFHFFNPVAVLPLLEIVRGERTDDASLATAFGVAKKLKKTAVLTKDAPAFVVNRILTRFMGEIQNVIDEGTPVATAEKAIEPLGLPMSPLVLLELVGPAIGLHVSETLNRAFPDRFTVSPNLKAVVEAGKRGFYVYDSGKPELDPEVAALLKQGDSVLTEEQVRARVLDAVAQEIGLMLEEGVVAEAQDIDLCLITGAGWPFHLGGITPYLDREGVSERVNGKRFLAQGVASVPA; this is translated from the coding sequence GTGAGCACCACCGCTGAGCTCCTGAAGGGCGCGGCCGAGCTGTTCCCGGACGAGGTCGTCACCAGCGCCCATGTGCGCCACTTCGAACTGCCCGCCGGTGCGGGCCGGTTCGCGCTGATCACGCTGGACAACGGCCTGGACCACACCAAGCCGACCACCTTCGGACCGCAGTCCCTGGCGAACCTCGACACCGCCATCGACCAGGTGGAGAAGGAGGCGTCCGAGGGCGCCGTCGTCGGCGTCGGCATCACCGGCAAGCCGTTCATCTTCGCCGTCGGCGCCGACCTGAAGGGCGTCGAGCTGCTGGGGCGCCACGAGGACGCGCTCGCCATCGGCAAGGGCGGCCACGACGTCTTCAAGCGGCTGTCCGGCCTGGCCGTCCCGACGTTCGCGTACTACAACGGCGCGGCGATGGGCGGCGGTGTCGAGGTCGGTCTGCACTGCACCTACCGGACCGTCTCCAAGGCCATCCCGGCTTTCTCGCTGCCCGAGGTCTTCCTCGGCCTGGTCCCGGGCTGGGGCGGCTGCACGATCCTGCCGAACCTGATCGGCGCGGACCGCGCGGTCTCGGTCATCATCGAGAACTCGCTGAACCAGAACAAGCAGCTCAAGGGCGGCCAGGTCTTCGAGCTCGGCATCGCCGACGCGATCTTCGAAGGCGCCGACTTCCTGGAGCAGTCGCTGATCTGGACGGCGTCCGTCCTCAAGGGCGAGACGGCCGTCGAGCGCGCCGAGGTCGACCGTGGTGAGGGCTGGGACCAGGCCGTCGCCCGCGGCCGGTTCATCGCCGACTCCAAGGTGCACGGCGCGGCCCCGGCCGCGTACCGCGCCCTCGACATCATCGAGGCGTCCAAGGACGGCGACCTCCAGAAGGGCTTCGACGCGGAGGACACCGCCCTCGCCGACCTGATCATGGGCGGCGAACTGCGCTCCGGCATCTACGCCTTCAACCTGGTGCAGAAGCGCGGCAAGCGCCCGGCCGGCGCGCCGGACAAGAACCTGGCCCGCCCGGTCACCAAGGTCGGCGTCGTCGGCGCCGGTCTGATGGCCTCCCAGCTCGCGCTGCTCTTCCTGCGCCGCCTGGAGGTGCCGGTCGTCCTCACCGACATCGACCAGGAGCGCGTCGACAAGGGTGTGGGCTACGTCCACGCCGAGATCGAGAAGCTGCTCGGCAAGGGTCGGATCGACCAGGACAAGGCCAATCGCCTCAAGGCCCTGGTCACCGGTGTGCTCGACAAGGCCGAGGGCTTCGCGGACGCGGACTTCATCATCGAGGCCGTCTTCGAGGAGATGTCCGTCAAGCAGAAGGTGTTCGCGGAGATCGAGGCTGTCGCCCCGGCGCACGCCGTCCTCGCCACCAACACCTCCTCGCTGTCGGTCTCCGAGATGGCCTCCAAGCTCCGGCACCCGGAGCGGGTCGTCGGCTTCCACTTCTTCAACCCGGTCGCGGTGCTGCCGCTCCTGGAGATCGTCCGCGGCGAGCGGACGGACGACGCCTCGCTGGCCACCGCCTTCGGTGTGGCGAAGAAGCTGAAGAAGACCGCGGTGCTGACGAAGGACGCCCCGGCGTTCGTCGTCAACCGCATCCTGACCCGCTTCATGGGCGAGATCCAGAACGTCATCGACGAGGGCACCCCGGTCGCCACCGCCGAGAAGGCGATCGAGCCGCTCGGTCTGCCGATGTCGCCGCTGGTCCTGCTGGAACTGGTCGGCCCGGCCATCGGTCTGCACGTCTCCGAGACGCTGAACCGCGCCTTCCCCGACCGCTTCACGGTCTCCCCGAACCTGAAGGCGGTCGTCGAGGCCGGCAAGCGCGGCTTCTACGTCTACGACAGCGGCAAGCCGGAGCTCGACCCGGAGGTCGCCGCGCTGCTGAAGCAGGGCGACAGCGTCCTGACGGAGGAGCAGGTCCGGGCGCGCGTCCTGGACGCGGTCGCGCAGGAGATCGGCCTGATGCTGGAAGAGGGCGTCGTGGCCGAGGCGCAGGACATCGACCTCTGCCTGATCACGGGCGCCGGCTGGCCCTTCCACCTGGGCGGCATCACGCCGTACCTGGACCGCGAGGGTGTCAGCGAGCGCGTGAACGGCAAGAGGTTCCTGGCGCAGGGCGTCGCGAGCGTTCCCGCGTAA
- a CDS encoding acetyl-CoA C-acyltransferase — MPRTVRDVVFVDGVRTPFGKAGPKGIYHETRADDLVVKAIRELLRRNPDLDPKKIDEVAIAATTQIGDQGLTIGRTAGILAGLPQSVPGYSIDRMCAGALTAVTTVAGSVAFGAYDVAIAGGVEHMGRHPMGEGVDPNPRFVSEKLVDESALFMGMTAENLHDRYPHITKQRADEYAVRSQEKAAKAYANGRIQQDLVPISVRRTSPEAGETGWGLVTADEPMRPGTTLENLAGLKTPFRVHGRVTAGNAAGLNDGATASIIASEEFARANNLPVKMRLVSYSFVGVEPEVMGYGPIPATEKALAQAGLSIEDIGLFEVNEAFAVQVLAFLDHYGIADDDARVNQYGGAIAFGHPLASSGVRLMTQLARQFEEQPEVRYGLTTMCVGFGMGATVIWENPHHKDAGGNK; from the coding sequence GTGCCTCGTACCGTCAGGGACGTCGTCTTCGTCGACGGCGTCCGCACCCCGTTCGGCAAGGCGGGCCCGAAGGGCATCTACCACGAGACCCGCGCCGACGACCTCGTCGTGAAGGCGATCCGGGAGCTGCTGCGCCGCAACCCGGACCTCGACCCCAAGAAGATCGACGAGGTCGCCATCGCCGCGACCACGCAGATCGGTGACCAGGGTCTGACCATCGGCCGCACCGCCGGCATCCTCGCGGGACTGCCGCAGTCCGTGCCCGGGTACTCGATCGACCGCATGTGCGCCGGCGCGCTGACCGCCGTGACCACGGTCGCGGGCAGCGTGGCCTTCGGTGCGTACGACGTCGCCATCGCCGGCGGTGTCGAGCACATGGGCCGCCACCCGATGGGCGAGGGCGTCGACCCGAACCCGCGCTTCGTGTCGGAGAAGCTCGTCGACGAGTCGGCCCTCTTCATGGGCATGACCGCGGAGAACCTGCACGACCGCTACCCGCACATCACCAAGCAGCGCGCGGACGAGTACGCCGTGCGCTCGCAGGAGAAGGCCGCCAAGGCGTACGCCAACGGCAGGATCCAGCAGGACCTGGTGCCGATCTCGGTGCGCCGCACCTCCCCGGAGGCCGGCGAGACCGGCTGGGGCCTGGTCACCGCCGACGAGCCGATGCGCCCGGGAACGACCCTGGAGAACCTCGCCGGTCTGAAGACGCCGTTCCGTGTCCACGGCCGCGTCACCGCCGGCAACGCCGCGGGCCTGAACGACGGTGCCACCGCCTCGATCATCGCCTCCGAGGAGTTCGCCCGCGCGAACAACCTGCCGGTGAAGATGCGCCTCGTCTCGTACTCCTTCGTCGGAGTCGAGCCGGAGGTCATGGGCTACGGCCCGATCCCGGCGACCGAGAAGGCACTCGCCCAGGCGGGGCTGTCCATCGAGGACATCGGCCTGTTCGAGGTCAACGAGGCCTTCGCCGTCCAGGTCCTGGCCTTCCTCGACCACTACGGCATCGCCGACGACGACGCCCGCGTCAACCAGTACGGCGGCGCCATCGCCTTCGGCCACCCGCTCGCCTCCTCCGGCGTCCGTCTGATGACGCAGCTGGCCCGCCAGTTCGAGGAGCAGCCGGAGGTCCGTTACGGCCTCACCACGATGTGCGTCGGCTTCGGCATGGGCGCCACCGTGATCTGGGAGAACCCGCACCACAAGGACGCCGGAGGCAACAAGTGA
- a CDS encoding ribonuclease D has product MTDAQETAAEPDLRTTGGGPPDDVEPAPIPLLEPREGIPPVISTPEALESVVAAFAAGSGPVAVDAERASGYRYGQRAYLVQLRRAGAGTALIDPVGCPDLSGLGEALAGAEWILHAATQDLPCLREIGMVPTLLFDTELAGRLAGFPRVGLGAMVESVLGYALEKGHSAVDWSTRPLPEPWLRYAALDVELLVDLRDALEKELDRQGKLEWAQQEFDAIASAPPPPPRKDPWRRTSGMHKVRRRRQMAVVRELWTARDKVAQRRDVSPGKVLSDAAIVEAALALPVSVHALTALPGFGHRMGRRQLEQWQAAVDRARTLPDAELPQPGQPVAGPPPPRSWADKDPEAAARLSAARAAVSTLAEQLNLPQENLITPDTVRRLCWEPPAEATPEAVGAALAAHGARPWQIEQVTPALTRALTATA; this is encoded by the coding sequence GTGACCGACGCCCAAGAGACCGCAGCAGAACCAGACCTGCGAACCACCGGGGGCGGCCCCCCGGACGACGTCGAACCGGCGCCGATCCCCCTGCTGGAGCCGCGTGAGGGCATTCCCCCGGTGATCTCCACACCCGAGGCCCTCGAATCCGTCGTCGCCGCCTTCGCGGCCGGCAGCGGCCCCGTCGCCGTGGACGCCGAGCGCGCCTCCGGCTACCGGTACGGCCAGCGCGCGTACCTCGTCCAGCTGCGCCGCGCAGGCGCGGGCACCGCGCTCATCGACCCCGTCGGCTGCCCCGACCTCTCCGGGCTCGGCGAGGCGCTCGCCGGCGCGGAATGGATCCTGCACGCCGCGACGCAGGACCTCCCCTGCCTGCGCGAAATAGGCATGGTGCCCACGCTCCTCTTCGACACCGAGCTGGCCGGCCGCCTTGCCGGCTTCCCGCGCGTGGGGCTCGGCGCGATGGTCGAGTCCGTCCTCGGCTACGCGCTGGAGAAGGGCCACTCCGCGGTGGACTGGTCGACCCGCCCGCTGCCGGAGCCCTGGCTGCGGTACGCGGCGCTGGACGTCGAGCTGCTCGTCGACCTCCGGGACGCGCTGGAGAAGGAGCTGGACCGCCAGGGGAAGCTGGAGTGGGCGCAGCAGGAGTTCGACGCGATCGCGTCCGCGCCGCCCCCGCCGCCGCGCAAGGACCCCTGGCGGCGCACGTCGGGCATGCACAAGGTCCGCAGGCGGCGCCAGATGGCGGTCGTACGGGAGCTGTGGACCGCGCGGGACAAGGTCGCCCAGCGGCGGGACGTGTCGCCGGGCAAGGTGCTCAGTGACGCGGCGATCGTCGAGGCGGCCCTTGCGCTGCCCGTGAGCGTGCACGCGCTGACCGCGCTGCCCGGGTTCGGGCACCGCATGGGCCGGCGGCAGCTGGAGCAGTGGCAGGCAGCGGTGGACCGGGCGCGGACGCTCCCCGACGCCGAGCTTCCGCAGCCCGGACAGCCGGTGGCGGGCCCTCCGCCCCCGCGCTCCTGGGCGGACAAGGACCCGGAGGCCGCGGCGCGGCTCTCGGCGGCGCGGGCGGCCGTGTCCACGCTGGCGGAGCAGCTGAACCTGCCGCAGGAGAACCTGATCACGCCGGACACCGTGCGGCGCCTGTGCTGGGAGCCACCGGCGGAGGCGACGCCGGAGGCGGTGGGCGCGGCGCTGGCGGCGCACGGTGCCCGCCCGTGGCAGATCGAGCAGGTGACGCCCGCACTGACCCGGGCTCTCACCGCAACGGCCTGA
- a CDS encoding response regulator transcription factor, with translation MSVLLEQPASLVAYRPNKPTAMVVVADPRVRSTVTRHLWALGVRDVIEASSIAEARPRVGNPRDICVADVHLPDGSGLTLLSETRAAGWPNGLALSAADDIGAVRNALAGGVKGYVVTGTRTNLGHPTRPGAAPIGSAAARLHRRPPGAPSHPGGYRELSGREVEVLRLVAEGQSNKAIGVSMGLSALTVKSHLARIARKLGTGDRAGMVAVALRTGIIH, from the coding sequence GTGTCCGTTCTCCTCGAGCAGCCCGCAAGCCTGGTCGCCTACCGCCCGAACAAACCGACGGCCATGGTCGTCGTGGCCGACCCGCGCGTCCGTTCCACCGTCACCCGCCACCTGTGGGCCCTGGGAGTACGTGACGTCATCGAGGCGTCGTCCATCGCGGAGGCCCGCCCCCGCGTCGGCAACCCGCGCGACATCTGCGTGGCCGACGTCCACCTGCCCGACGGTTCCGGGCTGACCCTGCTGTCCGAGACGCGCGCCGCGGGCTGGCCCAACGGCCTCGCCCTCTCCGCCGCCGACGACATCGGCGCGGTCCGCAACGCGCTGGCGGGCGGGGTCAAGGGCTATGTCGTCACCGGTACGCGTACGAACCTCGGCCACCCGACCCGCCCCGGCGCCGCCCCCATCGGCTCCGCCGCGGCCCGGCTGCACCGCCGCCCCCCGGGTGCCCCGAGCCACCCGGGCGGCTACCGCGAGCTGTCCGGCCGCGAGGTCGAGGTGCTCCGGCTGGTCGCCGAGGGCCAGTCGAACAAGGCGATCGGCGTCTCGATGGGCCTGTCCGCGCTGACGGTGAAGAGCCACCTCGCCCGCATCGCCCGCAAGCTCGGCACCGGCGACCGGGCCGGGATGGTCGCCGTCGCGCTGCGTACCGGCATCATCCACTGA
- a CDS encoding DUF3000 domain-containing protein, with product MAAAQGQFSDPSDHSGGAGDTDRAERNSVPRAFRLAVEALGAARLRPEIEVDPTRPPQRLAPHAYALEAAVVEDDDDLADGRLVLLHDPSGHDAWKGTFRLVTLVRAELEPEMAADPLLPEVCWSWLTGALEARGLSYGEASGTVTRAGSHYFGGLANRRPATQIEIRASWTPREGRDGVPDTAAHLTAWCDLLCQIAGLPPAGPQQPDASAPTAAGVVSLPQRRGPQPR from the coding sequence ATGGCTGCGGCTCAGGGACAGTTTTCCGATCCTTCCGATCATTCCGGCGGCGCCGGGGACACGGACCGCGCGGAGCGGAACTCCGTCCCGCGTGCGTTCAGGCTCGCGGTCGAGGCACTGGGGGCGGCGCGGCTGCGTCCGGAGATCGAGGTGGATCCGACCCGGCCGCCACAGCGCCTCGCACCGCATGCGTACGCGCTGGAGGCGGCGGTCGTCGAGGACGACGACGATCTCGCGGACGGCCGGCTCGTCCTGCTGCACGACCCGTCGGGCCACGACGCATGGAAGGGCACCTTCCGGCTGGTGACGCTGGTACGGGCTGAGTTGGAGCCGGAGATGGCGGCCGACCCGCTGCTGCCCGAGGTCTGCTGGTCCTGGCTGACGGGCGCGCTGGAGGCGCGGGGGCTGTCGTACGGGGAGGCGAGCGGGACCGTCACCCGGGCGGGGTCTCACTACTTCGGAGGACTCGCGAACCGTCGCCCGGCGACCCAGATCGAGATCCGCGCCTCGTGGACCCCGCGGGAGGGCCGCGACGGTGTCCCGGACACGGCCGCGCACCTCACGGCCTGGTGCGACCTGCTCTGCCAGATCGCGGGCCTGCCCCCGGCAGGCCCGCAGCAGCCGGACGCCTCGGCGCCGACGGCCGCGGGGGTCGTCTCCCTCCCCCAGCGCAGGGGCCCGCAGCCGCGATAG
- the hemE gene encoding uroporphyrinogen decarboxylase, producing the protein MSANDSPSGQQTETPATSAAYDSAFLKACRREPVPHTPVWFMRQAGRSLPEYLKVREGIPMLESCMRPELVTEITLQPVRRHNVDAAIYFSDIVVPLKAIGIDLDIKPGVGPVVAEPIRRREDLDRLRPLTPDDVAYVTEAIGMLTGELGATPLIGFAGAPFTLASYLVEGGPSRNHEHTKALMYGDPQLWADLLDRLADITAAFLKVQIEAGASAVQLFDSWVGALAPADYRRSVMPASEKVFRAVEEYGVPRIHFGVGTGELLGAMGEAGADVVGVDWRVPLDEAARRVGPGKALQGNLDPAVLFSTPEAVEAKTREVLDAAAGLEGHVFNLGHGVLPTTDPDALTRLVEYVHTRTAR; encoded by the coding sequence GTGAGCGCCAACGACAGCCCCTCGGGCCAGCAGACTGAGACCCCGGCGACTTCCGCCGCCTACGACTCCGCCTTCCTGAAGGCGTGCAGGCGCGAGCCCGTACCGCACACGCCCGTCTGGTTCATGCGCCAGGCCGGCCGGTCGCTCCCCGAGTACCTGAAGGTGCGCGAAGGCATCCCGATGCTGGAGTCGTGCATGCGGCCGGAACTGGTCACCGAGATCACGCTGCAGCCCGTACGGCGCCACAACGTCGACGCCGCGATCTACTTCAGCGACATCGTCGTCCCGCTCAAGGCCATCGGCATCGACCTCGACATCAAGCCGGGCGTCGGCCCCGTCGTCGCCGAGCCGATCCGCCGCCGCGAGGACCTCGACCGGCTGCGCCCGCTGACCCCCGACGACGTCGCCTACGTCACCGAGGCGATCGGCATGCTCACCGGCGAGCTCGGCGCCACCCCGCTCATCGGCTTCGCCGGCGCCCCCTTCACCCTCGCCAGCTATCTCGTCGAGGGCGGCCCGTCCCGCAACCACGAGCACACCAAGGCCCTCATGTACGGCGACCCGCAGCTCTGGGCCGACCTGCTGGACCGGCTGGCGGACATCACGGCCGCCTTCCTGAAGGTGCAGATCGAGGCCGGTGCCTCCGCCGTCCAGCTCTTCGACTCCTGGGTGGGCGCCCTCGCCCCCGCCGACTACCGGCGCTCGGTCATGCCCGCGTCCGAGAAGGTCTTCCGCGCGGTCGAGGAGTACGGCGTCCCGCGCATCCACTTCGGCGTCGGCACGGGCGAACTGCTCGGCGCGATGGGCGAGGCCGGAGCCGATGTCGTCGGCGTCGACTGGCGCGTCCCCCTCGACGAGGCCGCCCGCCGGGTCGGCCCCGGCAAGGCGCTCCAGGGCAACCTGGACCCGGCGGTCCTCTTCTCGACCCCCGAGGCGGTCGAGGCGAAGACCCGCGAGGTCCTCGACGCCGCCGCCGGCCTGGAGGGCCATGTGTTCAACCTGGGCCACGGCGTCCTGCCGACGACCGACCCGGACGCACTGACGCGGCTCGTGGAGTACGTCCACACGCGCACCGCGCGCTGA